A DNA window from Legionella sp. MW5194 contains the following coding sequences:
- the coxB gene encoding cytochrome c oxidase subunit II, whose translation MRNRFKAGGLLAAAGVGLLTTQTATAAADTWQLNMYKGVTPLSHDMYFLHTTSMIVCALIGIVVFGVMIYSLIHHRKSVGYKPAAFHDNPRLEIVWSVIPFLILIALAIPATTILMRLEDSSDSDVTIKVVGSQWKWQYQYLDQGISFFSNLATPYDQIQNKQKKGQWYLLEVDKPLVVPVNRKIRFLVTSTDVIHSWWVPELGIKRDAMPGFMHEAWARIEKPGVYRGQCTELCGINHAYMPIVVQAVSDDEFKQWVDAQVKVEDIYAAGAGKPKEQVKMTREELMTLGKTKYEAICAACHKADGKGLPPMFPPLKGSSIAVGKPISRHIALVLDGVPGSAMQAYKDQLTDQEIAAVVTYERNAWENNTNDEVQPADVAKVRSGEVQAPKIVKKAQAGGLR comes from the coding sequence ATGCGAAACAGGTTTAAGGCTGGCGGATTGCTTGCCGCTGCCGGAGTCGGGCTACTGACAACTCAAACGGCCACTGCTGCAGCCGATACGTGGCAGTTAAATATGTACAAAGGGGTAACGCCTTTAAGCCATGACATGTATTTCCTGCACACGACATCGATGATTGTGTGTGCGCTGATTGGAATCGTGGTGTTTGGCGTGATGATTTATTCGCTTATTCATCATCGCAAATCCGTAGGTTACAAACCGGCAGCCTTTCATGATAACCCCCGTCTTGAAATAGTCTGGTCGGTGATTCCCTTCTTGATTCTTATCGCTTTAGCCATTCCCGCCACCACTATCCTGATGCGGCTTGAAGACAGCAGTGATTCTGACGTCACCATCAAGGTCGTTGGCTCTCAATGGAAATGGCAATACCAATACCTGGATCAGGGAATTAGTTTTTTCAGTAACCTCGCCACACCCTATGATCAAATTCAAAATAAACAGAAAAAAGGACAGTGGTATCTGCTGGAGGTGGATAAGCCGCTGGTGGTTCCTGTTAATCGTAAAATCCGATTTTTGGTGACCTCAACGGATGTGATCCATTCCTGGTGGGTGCCTGAGCTTGGTATCAAGCGCGATGCCATGCCCGGATTCATGCACGAGGCCTGGGCTCGTATCGAAAAACCAGGGGTTTATCGCGGCCAATGCACCGAATTATGCGGTATTAACCATGCGTACATGCCGATTGTAGTGCAGGCTGTGAGCGATGACGAATTCAAACAATGGGTCGATGCCCAGGTGAAAGTGGAAGACATTTACGCTGCCGGGGCAGGCAAACCCAAAGAACAGGTTAAAATGACCCGTGAAGAATTGATGACCCTGGGTAAGACCAAATACGAAGCCATCTGTGCGGCCTGCCATAAAGCAGACGGTAAGGGCTTGCCACCGATGTTCCCGCCGTTGAAGGGCAGTTCGATTGCCGTGGGTAAACCCATCAGTCGACACATTGCCCTGGTGCTGGATGGCGTTCCAGGTTCAGCCATGCAGGCTTACAAAGACCAATTGACGGATCAGGAAATCGCGGCCGTAGTAACCTATGAGCGAAATGCCTGGGAAAATAATACCAATGATGAAGTGCAGCCTGCCGATGTGGCCAAGGTACGATCCGGTGAGGTTCAGGCACCTAAAATAGTGAAAAAAGCGCAAGCTGGAGGTTTACGATGA
- a CDS encoding c-type cytochrome — MRSLLKNNAIFAILFMSVISFVNASYAAKAKDETSKAAVESVSTPNEAQSIVPEEVKPIPKQDVTAETGTQQEKIAEPLIDGYYPAYPQTKAPADDVQKKLIEHGEYLAKMGDCIACHTNVKGGTPAFAGGLPINTPFGTFYSPNITPDKETGIGNWTEADFIRAMREGRDPKGRNYFPVFPYIYFSKTTDNDLRALYAYFMSLPPVKQENKSLPFPFNVPGARFSLWGWNLLFFFPEEDTIDYQSDKSPAWNRGKYIVDSLGHCSMCHTPLNIFGAPKDRYYLTGSFIDGYWAPNITKFGLRSASRYEVADVFLKGQLINRAGPVAGPMAEVNHNSLSYLTEEDRLAIATYLKTVVSEESLGVSPSEQQPTLKRGKQVYVNACIICHQDNKMGAPVIGDGANWYRRLKDSGLTGLYRHAINGYNSMPVKGACVTCSDNDIMAATDYILNKSLSRSQWTDLDNAGSQKYPSNGKDVYNENCGMCHDDGKQGAPKIGDKAIWKPLLQKNMDVLIKQTVSGEYHPKNGGCKHCTTGEVIEAIKYMVSQSKEEGNYSLW, encoded by the coding sequence GTGCGCTCTTTGTTGAAAAACAACGCAATTTTTGCGATTTTGTTCATGAGTGTGATTTCATTCGTCAATGCATCGTACGCTGCGAAAGCCAAGGATGAAACCTCAAAAGCAGCGGTTGAATCGGTGTCCACGCCAAACGAGGCACAATCAATCGTCCCGGAAGAAGTGAAACCGATTCCCAAACAGGACGTGACAGCAGAAACAGGAACGCAACAGGAAAAAATCGCGGAGCCCCTGATTGACGGGTATTACCCTGCTTACCCCCAAACCAAAGCGCCAGCGGATGACGTTCAGAAAAAACTAATTGAGCACGGCGAATACCTGGCTAAAATGGGCGATTGCATCGCTTGCCACACCAATGTGAAGGGGGGTACGCCTGCGTTTGCCGGGGGATTGCCGATCAATACGCCTTTTGGTACGTTTTACAGCCCCAACATTACCCCGGATAAAGAAACCGGTATTGGTAACTGGACTGAAGCCGATTTTATCCGTGCCATGAGAGAAGGTCGTGATCCCAAGGGCAGAAATTATTTCCCGGTTTTCCCCTACATTTACTTCTCAAAGACCACCGACAACGATTTACGCGCGCTTTATGCGTATTTCATGAGTCTTCCGCCAGTGAAGCAGGAAAATAAATCGCTTCCTTTCCCATTTAATGTGCCCGGAGCCCGGTTTTCATTGTGGGGATGGAATTTGCTGTTCTTCTTCCCGGAGGAAGACACCATTGACTACCAAAGTGACAAATCGCCGGCCTGGAACCGCGGCAAATACATTGTTGACAGTTTGGGGCATTGCAGTATGTGCCATACACCGCTTAACATTTTTGGCGCACCAAAGGATCGCTATTATTTAACCGGCAGCTTCATTGATGGTTACTGGGCTCCCAACATTACCAAATTCGGTTTGCGTTCAGCGAGCCGCTATGAAGTGGCGGATGTGTTCCTGAAAGGGCAGCTCATCAATCGCGCTGGCCCCGTCGCAGGCCCCATGGCCGAGGTTAATCACAACAGTTTGAGTTATCTGACCGAAGAAGATCGTCTGGCCATTGCAACCTATTTAAAGACGGTTGTCAGTGAAGAGTCTCTTGGGGTTTCACCGTCCGAGCAACAACCCACGCTGAAACGCGGTAAACAGGTTTATGTCAATGCATGCATCATTTGCCATCAGGATAATAAAATGGGCGCTCCAGTCATCGGGGATGGTGCAAACTGGTATCGTCGCCTCAAAGACAGCGGCCTCACCGGATTGTATCGCCATGCCATTAACGGGTATAACAGCATGCCGGTTAAAGGCGCCTGCGTAACCTGCAGCGACAACGACATCATGGCGGCCACGGATTATATTTTAAACAAATCGCTGTCCCGCTCCCAGTGGACGGATTTGGACAATGCCGGTTCTCAAAAATACCCGTCCAATGGCAAGGATGTCTACAATGAAAACTGCGGCATGTGCCACGACGACGGCAAACAAGGCGCGCCAAAAATTGGCGACAAAGCCATCTGGAAACCCCTGCTGCAGAAAAACATGGATGTCTTAATCAAGCAGACAGTAAGTGGTGAATACCATCCGAAAAACGGGGGCTGCAAGCATTGCACAACAGGGGAAGTGATTGAAGCAATCAAATACATGGTGAGCCAATCGAAGGAAGAGGGTAACTATTCCTTGTGGTAA
- a CDS encoding EAL domain-containing protein → MPCQKCDSTSTYQLSGSYQLLISPPRGHCYSKLINHLTQCHYEFNTRGGGIIELFFSSEEAKDLGHALECCFSQAELEDSKAVLLPMDTPDSGIERVLNHTHSLKKVVGLCLSQWLVELITNKELTTFCQPILHSDTLKPYGFECLLRGKQGDTAIVPPAELFGAAKSSELLFLLDKNARICHIENMSKIDVSDKKLFINFNPTAIYDPLFCLTTTNQSLKKTGLHPSQIVFEVTESDEVKDKKHLLKIIDYYRNQGYGVALDDLGSGYSSLNLLTELQPDYIKLDYELVHQIHTNEFKQIILEKIGEMATKLRIKMICEGIECNEELQIIKQYDIDFYQGFLFAKPMPYECIPEYVQTIS, encoded by the coding sequence ATGCCTTGTCAAAAATGTGATTCAACATCAACTTATCAATTGTCTGGAAGCTACCAGCTACTCATTTCACCTCCACGAGGCCATTGTTATTCCAAATTAATCAATCACCTGACCCAGTGTCATTATGAATTTAACACCCGGGGCGGCGGGATTATCGAATTATTTTTTTCGTCTGAAGAAGCCAAAGACTTGGGCCATGCCCTGGAATGCTGTTTTTCACAGGCAGAGCTTGAAGACAGCAAGGCCGTTTTGCTGCCCATGGATACTCCCGACAGCGGCATAGAACGGGTATTGAATCACACGCACTCATTAAAGAAAGTGGTCGGGCTGTGTTTGTCCCAATGGCTGGTGGAACTCATCACCAATAAGGAATTAACTACCTTCTGCCAACCCATTTTGCACAGTGATACCCTTAAACCCTACGGTTTTGAGTGCCTGCTGAGAGGAAAACAGGGGGATACGGCTATTGTCCCCCCGGCAGAGCTGTTTGGCGCTGCCAAATCCAGCGAATTACTTTTTTTATTGGATAAAAATGCCCGCATCTGCCATATCGAAAACATGAGTAAAATTGATGTTTCTGATAAGAAATTATTCATTAACTTTAATCCAACCGCGATATACGATCCGCTTTTTTGCCTGACGACAACGAACCAATCATTAAAAAAGACCGGCCTTCACCCATCCCAGATTGTATTTGAAGTCACAGAGAGTGATGAAGTGAAGGATAAAAAGCATTTATTAAAAATAATCGATTATTATAGAAATCAGGGGTATGGCGTGGCACTTGATGATTTAGGCTCAGGTTACAGCTCCTTAAATTTACTCACGGAGTTACAGCCGGACTACATCAAACTGGATTATGAATTGGTTCATCAGATTCATACTAATGAATTTAAGCAAATTATACTGGAAAAAATAGGCGAAATGGCCACAAAACTAAGGATAAAAATGATCTGCGAAGGGATAGAATGCAACGAAGAACTGCAGATCATCAAACAGTATGACATTGATTTTTATCAAGGATTTTTATTCGCAAAACCCATGCCCTACGAATGCATCCCGGAGTATGTGCAGACGATTAGCTGA
- a CDS encoding cytochrome c oxidase subunit 3, giving the protein MGAHGTYYVPKPSHWPLVGSIGLTTTLVGAASWLHDDWYGPYIFFAGLCILVGMMVGWFGQVIYENEKGLYDLQVDRSFRWGMCWFIFSEVCFFGAFFGALFFCRYWSVPLLGGEMHPITHYTLWSDFVAKWPLLQNPNNQTFVGASEAMGAWGLAAINTLILLTSGATITWAHWALKLNKRKQLIAGMVLTILLGMLFLGLQSYEYHEAYTEMNLTLDAGIYGTTFFMLTGFHGLHVTIGTIMLIVILIRCIKGHFTPERHFAFEAVAWYWHFVDVVWLFLFIFVYWL; this is encoded by the coding sequence ATGGGAGCGCACGGTACTTATTACGTCCCTAAGCCTAGCCATTGGCCGCTGGTCGGTTCCATTGGCCTGACCACAACACTGGTCGGCGCTGCATCATGGCTGCATGATGACTGGTATGGCCCTTACATTTTCTTTGCCGGGCTCTGCATTCTTGTAGGCATGATGGTCGGGTGGTTTGGCCAGGTCATTTATGAAAATGAAAAAGGACTTTATGACCTCCAGGTCGATCGTTCCTTCCGCTGGGGCATGTGCTGGTTCATTTTCTCAGAAGTGTGTTTCTTTGGCGCTTTTTTCGGTGCATTGTTTTTTTGCCGCTATTGGTCAGTTCCTTTGCTCGGTGGAGAAATGCATCCGATTACGCACTACACCTTGTGGTCTGACTTTGTGGCTAAATGGCCGCTTTTGCAAAATCCCAATAATCAAACCTTTGTGGGGGCTTCTGAAGCCATGGGGGCATGGGGACTTGCAGCAATTAACACTTTAATCCTGCTTACTTCCGGTGCGACCATCACCTGGGCGCATTGGGCATTGAAACTTAATAAGCGCAAACAACTGATAGCAGGCATGGTCTTAACCATTTTACTTGGTATGTTGTTCCTTGGCTTACAATCATACGAATACCATGAAGCATATACTGAAATGAATCTGACCCTGGATGCGGGGATTTACGGTACCACCTTCTTTATGCTGACTGGCTTCCATGGCTTGCACGTGACCATCGGAACCATCATGTTGATTGTTATTCTTATCCGGTGCATCAAAGGTCATTTTACTCCCGAACGGCATTTCGCGTTTGAGGCGGTGGCCTGGTACTGGCACTTTGTGGATGTGGTATGGCTTTTTCTGTTCATTTTTGTGTATTGGCTCTAG
- the ctaD gene encoding cytochrome c oxidase subunit I, translating to MSQTLAHELDHHDDHDHGPEQGKGFIGFAKRWLFTTNHKDIGSLYLWIAMLSFFLAGGMALIIRAELFQPGHRFVDPNFFNQMTTMHGLIMLFGVVMPAFTGMANWQIPMMIGAPDMALPRLNNWSFWILPFAFALLFSTMFHSGGGPNFGWTMYAPLSTKYAPPSTDFMIFAVHMMGLSSIMGSINIIATILNMRAPGMTLMKMPMFVWTWLITAFLLIAIMPVLAGAVTMMLADRHFGTSFFDAAGGGDPILFQHVFWFFGHPEVYVLILPAFGVISEIIPTFSRKPLFGYHFMVYATVSIALLSFIVWVHHMFTTGVPLGAELFFMYATMLISVPTGIKVFNWVSTMFKGAMTFETPMLFAIAFVFLFTIGGFTGLMLALVPADYQYQDTYFVVAHFHYVLVPGAIFSLMAATYYWLPKWTGHMYNECLGKWHFWLSAISVNIAFFPMHFLGLAGMPRRIPDYALQFTNFNMVSTVGAFIFGFSQLLFLYNVFMTVKRRHEGKRLDARVWEGAHGLEWTLSSPPPYHSFTTPPTVP from the coding sequence ATGAGTCAAACATTGGCACATGAACTCGATCACCATGATGACCATGATCATGGACCAGAACAAGGGAAAGGATTTATCGGCTTCGCCAAGCGATGGTTATTTACCACCAACCACAAAGACATTGGCTCGCTTTATCTTTGGATAGCGATGTTGAGTTTCTTTTTAGCCGGTGGCATGGCATTAATCATTCGTGCGGAATTATTTCAGCCCGGCCATCGCTTTGTCGACCCCAATTTCTTTAACCAGATGACCACCATGCACGGCCTCATCATGCTCTTTGGGGTGGTAATGCCTGCGTTCACTGGCATGGCGAACTGGCAAATCCCAATGATGATTGGCGCACCAGATATGGCTCTGCCACGCTTAAATAACTGGAGCTTCTGGATACTGCCCTTTGCGTTTGCCTTGTTGTTTTCAACCATGTTCCACAGTGGCGGTGGTCCCAATTTCGGTTGGACCATGTATGCTCCCCTGTCAACCAAATATGCTCCGCCCAGCACGGATTTCATGATCTTTGCTGTGCATATGATGGGTCTGTCTTCGATTATGGGTTCTATCAACATCATTGCCACTATTCTGAACATGCGGGCCCCCGGCATGACCTTGATGAAAATGCCCATGTTCGTCTGGACCTGGCTAATTACGGCGTTTCTACTGATTGCAATCATGCCCGTTCTGGCCGGTGCTGTCACCATGATGCTGGCTGATCGTCATTTCGGTACCAGCTTTTTTGATGCGGCAGGCGGCGGTGACCCGATTTTATTCCAGCATGTTTTCTGGTTTTTTGGACATCCTGAAGTGTACGTTCTGATATTGCCAGCTTTCGGTGTCATCTCTGAAATTATTCCAACCTTCAGCCGTAAGCCATTGTTTGGTTATCATTTCATGGTGTATGCAACGGTCAGTATTGCCTTGCTTTCATTCATTGTCTGGGTACACCATATGTTCACCACCGGTGTGCCGTTGGGTGCTGAATTATTCTTTATGTATGCGACCATGCTGATTTCGGTTCCCACAGGCATTAAAGTATTTAACTGGGTCAGCACCATGTTTAAAGGGGCCATGACGTTTGAAACACCCATGCTGTTTGCCATAGCGTTTGTGTTCCTGTTCACAATCGGCGGTTTCACCGGGTTAATGCTTGCACTGGTGCCTGCGGATTATCAATACCAGGATACTTATTTTGTTGTCGCTCATTTCCATTATGTTCTTGTTCCCGGCGCCATCTTCTCCTTAATGGCAGCCACGTACTACTGGTTGCCGAAATGGACGGGCCACATGTACAACGAGTGTTTGGGTAAATGGCATTTCTGGCTGTCAGCCATTTCAGTAAATATTGCCTTTTTCCCCATGCATTTCCTGGGACTGGCGGGTATGCCAAGACGTATTCCTGACTATGCTTTGCAGTTTACCAACTTCAACATGGTATCTACCGTGGGCGCCTTCATCTTTGGTTTCTCACAGCTGTTGTTTTTATACAACGTATTCATGACGGTGAAGCGGCGCCATGAGGGCAAACGTCTGGATGCGCGGGTATGGGAAGGGGCCCATGGTTTGGAGTGGACATTGTCTTCACCGCCTCCATACCATAGTTTCACTACGCCGCCAACGGTTCCCTAG
- a CDS encoding cytochrome c oxidase assembly protein, whose amino-acid sequence MNEQTGNAVKGHRRVVLLLSLIVLGMFGFGFALVPIYNSLCQTLGINGKTNNKAAAYNSAQAFVDKNRVVTVQFVSTSNSSLPWAFYPKVTRIKVHPGEIAKLAFYAENKSNFRMTVQAIPSVTPGIAAKYLKKTECFCFTQQTLNGHEAMDMPLLFHLDNDLPAEIKTITLSYTLFDVTNRVIN is encoded by the coding sequence ATGAACGAGCAAACAGGTAATGCAGTGAAAGGTCATCGAAGAGTTGTGTTGTTATTGTCACTCATTGTGCTTGGCATGTTTGGTTTTGGATTTGCTCTGGTGCCTATTTATAACAGTCTTTGCCAAACGTTGGGGATCAATGGCAAAACCAATAATAAGGCGGCGGCGTATAATAGCGCACAGGCATTTGTGGATAAAAACAGGGTTGTGACGGTTCAATTTGTCTCAACCAGTAACAGCAGTTTGCCTTGGGCCTTTTACCCAAAAGTAACCCGGATTAAAGTGCACCCCGGCGAAATTGCCAAACTGGCTTTTTATGCGGAGAATAAAAGCAATTTCCGGATGACTGTGCAGGCAATACCCAGTGTCACACCGGGGATTGCCGCGAAGTACTTAAAAAAGACAGAGTGTTTTTGTTTTACCCAGCAAACCTTGAATGGACACGAGGCGATGGACATGCCGTTGCTGTTTCATCTGGATAACGACTTGCCGGCGGAGATAAAAACAATCACCTTGTCTTATACATTATTCGATGTGACAAATCGTGTAATTAATTGA